In Helianthus annuus cultivar XRQ/B chromosome 8, HanXRQr2.0-SUNRISE, whole genome shotgun sequence, a single genomic region encodes these proteins:
- the LOC110873357 gene encoding root phototropism protein 2 isoform X1, protein MAAHTKITNRVSPAMERTGQWVFSQDIPADILIQVGEAKFPLHKFLLVAKSNYIRRLILESKDPDTTRLDLSNIPGGAEIFEKAIKFCYGVNFEITVHNVAALRCAAEYLEMTDEYCDGNLAGRTDDFLVQVALTSLSGAVVVLKSCEDLLPIAEEINIVQRCVELAAAKACNEANFPSRSPPNWWTEELSIVHITFFAKIIASMKSRGAKPLTIASAIITYTERALPDLVRDRSGNSVTASISIDTSARIHQRELLNAIVSLLPVETQRASFPINFLSCLLRAAIFLENDDVCKKQLEKRISAILEHVTVDDLLVLSYTFDGERLFDLESVRRIISGFVEKEKSVSVFNGGDFREPSLTTAMLRVAKTVDAYLGEIATIPELSISKFNGIANLVPKNARKVDDDLYRAIDIYLKAHPNLDEIEREKVCSVMDPLKLSYEARVHASQNKRLPVQIVLHALYFDQLQIRSDKNGRSTPTPDAISMRSQVQADVSLAKENEALRTELLQMKAYISDIQNKNQVGSTSARINPKKPTFFSSVSKKLGKLNPFKHGSKDTSHIEDGNDVDLTKPRRRRFSIS, encoded by the exons ATGGCTGCACACACCAAGATCACCAACCGAGTTTCACCCGCGATGGAGCGAACCGGCCAGTG GGTTTTCTCCCAAGATATCCCAGCTGATATTCTTATACAAGTTGGTGAAGCAAAGTTCCCTCTTCACAAG TTTCTTTTGGTAGCAAAGAGCAACTACATAAGAAGATTAATACTCGAATCGAAAGATCCTGATACGACGAGGCTAGATCTATCGAATATACCCGGAGGAGCTGAGATATTCGAGAAAGCGATCAAGTTTTGCTATGGTGTTAATTTTGAAATCACTGTACACAACGTTGCAGCTCTACGTTGCGCGGCTGAGTATCTAGAGATGACTGATGAGTACTGCGATGGCAACCTCGCTGGTCGGACGGATGATTTTCTTGTTCAGGTGGCGTTAACGAGCCTCTCGGGTGCGGTCGTCGTGTTAAAATCATGTGAAGATCTTCTTCCGATAGCCGAAGAGATCAACATCGTTCAACGATGTGTTGAattggctgctgctaag GCGTGTAACGAAGCGAATTTTCCAAGCCGATCACCACCAAACTGGTGGACCGAAGAGCTATCGATCGTCCACATAACCTTCTTCGCAAAAATAATCGCATCCATGAAATCACGAGGCGCAAAACCTCTAACAATCGCTAGCGCGATCATAACCTACACAGAACGCGCGTTACCGGATCTAGTCCGCGACAGATCCGGTAACAGCGTTACTGCTTCCATCTCCATCGACACAAGCGCCCGAATCCACCAACGCGAACTCCTAAACGCCATCGTCTCCCTCCTCCCGGTCGAAACTCAACGCGCATCGTTCCCTATCAACTTCCTCAGCTGCCTCCTTCGCGCTGCAATCTTTCTCGAAAACGACGACGTTTGTAAGAAGCAACTGGAGAAACGGATATCGGCGATTTTAGAGCATGTAACTGTGGATGATCTGCTTGTGTTGTCGTACACTTTTGACGGTGAGAGGTTGTTTGATTTGGAGAGTGTACGGAGGATTATTTCTGGATTTGTTGAGAAGGAGAAGAGTGTGTCGGTGTTTAACGGTGGCGATTTTAGAGAACCGTCGTTGACGACGGCGATGCTTAGGGTTGCGAAGACGGTTGATGCTTATCTCGGTGAAATCGCGACGATACCGGAGTTGAGCATTTCGAAGTTTAATGGAATTGCTAATTTGGTCCCGAAAAATGCACGTAAAGTTGACGATGATCTATATCGCGCCATTGATATATACCTCAAG GCTCATCCGAACTTGGACGAAATCGAGCGAGAGAAAGTTTGTAGTGTGATGGACCCATTGAAACTATCTTACGAGGCGAGGGTACACGCCTCACAAAACAAAAGATTGCCCGTGCAAATTGTTTTGCACGCGCTTTACTTTGATCAACTACAAATAAGAAGTGATAAAAACGGGAGGAGTACACCTACGCCAGATGCAATAAGTATGAGATCTCAGGTACAAGCCGACGTGTCATTGGCGAAAGAGAATGAGGCTTTGAGAACCGAATTGCTACAAATGAAGGCTTATATATCCGACATACAAAACAAGAATCAAGTGGGATCAACGTCTGCACGAATAAACCCAAAGAAGCCTACTTTCTTCTCGTCGGTGTCGAAGAAATTAGGAAAGTTGAATCCTTTTAAACATGGATCAAAGGATACTTCTCATATTGAAGATGGTAATGATGTGGATCTTACAAAGCCTAGAAGGAGACGTTTCTCCATATCCTAA